From the genome of Gracilimonas sp., one region includes:
- a CDS encoding DUF5723 family protein: MKKGLFLTLVIGFATTSLFAQSRHYTSQSLAMGSGGTAYVDGYHANFVNPANLMLDIHRNNTQIGLINIGVKAGGSLANVAVYNKYLTTGELIAGDTRTNMLNAWFGESSSNERELSATFSMAPLGVSHRAAKQAFSVASRVRVTEDFAINKGMAELMTYGLDSDKFSTPTPVNFSSNTVAFAEVSVGYARELDFINIPDLFFAKDIKLYVGAAPKYLYGVYTADLDFNSTLQIDDGSNGSNFTINHDFNYSLQTIGELSRQLQAYEAAYNQDNNAEFGDYVEFGDATDDLSSPQATGFGLDIGGTLEMDISSVPIPLFVRKQKTLRISMSITDMGKLTYDKDPSSIYADGSFSYQGAGDEDEFSNFFDNLSDSLQNDVYGQFNSEQTDGITYNLPSMYNFGASLEMGKLLLALDYGIGFNKNGLNSDRSVLSLGAQYRLFGFVPIRVGTRVGGYSSASYSAGIGLDFNFLEFTVGASNVGNSENFGSSAGVAWSGILLRF, encoded by the coding sequence ATGAAAAAAGGTTTATTCTTAACATTAGTTATTGGTTTCGCGACTACGTCATTGTTTGCACAATCAAGGCACTACACTTCCCAATCCCTTGCAATGGGAAGTGGGGGTACTGCCTATGTGGATGGATATCATGCCAACTTTGTGAATCCTGCGAACCTGATGCTGGATATTCACCGCAATAACACTCAGATAGGTCTGATAAATATTGGGGTGAAGGCTGGCGGAAGCCTGGCTAACGTTGCCGTTTACAATAAGTACCTGACAACGGGAGAATTAATAGCCGGGGATACCCGAACCAATATGCTGAACGCTTGGTTTGGTGAAAGTTCTTCCAACGAACGCGAGCTTTCTGCTACATTCAGCATGGCACCGCTTGGAGTTTCTCATCGTGCGGCTAAACAAGCCTTTAGTGTTGCTTCAAGAGTTCGGGTTACCGAAGACTTTGCGATTAACAAGGGAATGGCTGAACTCATGACCTATGGCCTGGATTCTGACAAGTTTTCTACACCAACACCGGTTAACTTCAGTTCCAATACCGTAGCTTTTGCGGAAGTATCCGTAGGTTATGCACGGGAGCTGGACTTTATTAATATCCCGGATCTGTTTTTTGCCAAAGACATTAAATTGTATGTGGGAGCAGCTCCGAAATATTTGTATGGTGTTTATACTGCGGATCTTGATTTCAACTCTACTCTGCAGATAGATGACGGTTCAAATGGTTCAAATTTTACCATTAACCATGATTTCAATTACAGCCTGCAAACCATTGGTGAGCTTTCCCGTCAGCTTCAGGCATACGAAGCTGCCTACAATCAGGATAACAATGCTGAATTTGGAGATTATGTAGAGTTTGGAGATGCTACCGACGATCTGAGTTCCCCACAAGCAACAGGCTTTGGCCTGGATATTGGTGGTACACTGGAAATGGATATTTCTTCCGTTCCGATTCCTCTTTTTGTCAGAAAACAAAAGACATTGCGTATTTCAATGTCGATTACTGACATGGGTAAACTGACCTATGACAAAGATCCTTCAAGTATTTATGCTGATGGTTCCTTTAGTTATCAGGGAGCGGGCGATGAAGATGAGTTTTCGAACTTTTTCGATAATCTCTCCGACAGTCTCCAGAATGATGTATATGGTCAGTTCAATTCTGAGCAGACGGATGGTATAACCTACAATCTTCCATCTATGTATAATTTCGGAGCTTCTCTGGAGATGGGTAAACTTCTTCTGGCTTTGGACTATGGAATCGGATTCAACAAAAACGGCCTGAACTCAGACCGAAGTGTACTTAGCCTTGGTGCTCAGTACCGACTGTTTGGTTTTGTGCCTATCCGTGTTGGAACCCGTGTTGGAGGATATTCTTCAGCTTCTTACTCAGCCGGTATAGGACTAGACTTCAACTTCCTGGAGTTTACTGTTGGAGCATCCAATGTGGGTAACTCTGAGAACTTTGGGTCTTCTGCTGGTGTAGCCTGGAGTGGAATCCTGCTTCGATTCTGA
- a CDS encoding FAD-dependent oxidoreductase, with protein MSKTFDFCVLGAGLAGLSISKHLIDSGASVCLIDTSEIASGASGTPLGLVNPATGRWGTKSWRAEKCHQAVYEDLKEIQEHTPVRLFDKTGILRPAQDEKMAERMHDNYEKNDWPEDWCHWLDKKEVHDINPELHCVEGGMWLPHGLTVNVPTYLKSKADFLNKQGLEIRINADYSIHEKGTGFRLNFSDHGTIETNSVVFAAGSYTADSEYWNFLPLHAIKGQVAVFESPKTRKFDYSISALGYIASISDHRFVAGSTYEHHFDDIEPDIEGLEYLTDRLGGVYPSLFKEAKLVDQWAGVRASMPNKKPVLGSHPEIENMFVFTGLGSKGLLYSVYLGKSLTDYIIRGSAIPKEVSVNRL; from the coding sequence GTGAGTAAAACATTTGATTTTTGTGTACTCGGAGCCGGACTAGCCGGATTATCTATCTCTAAACATTTAATTGACAGCGGAGCCTCGGTTTGCCTGATTGATACCAGTGAAATTGCCTCAGGAGCTTCCGGAACACCCCTTGGCCTCGTTAACCCGGCTACCGGTCGTTGGGGCACCAAAAGCTGGCGAGCTGAAAAATGTCATCAGGCTGTTTATGAAGACCTAAAAGAAATACAAGAACACACTCCAGTCCGGCTTTTCGATAAAACAGGTATTCTTCGCCCCGCTCAGGATGAAAAAATGGCCGAGCGAATGCATGATAACTATGAAAAAAATGACTGGCCTGAAGACTGGTGCCATTGGCTGGATAAAAAAGAAGTTCATGACATCAACCCGGAATTACATTGTGTTGAAGGTGGAATGTGGCTACCGCATGGACTAACTGTTAACGTTCCAACATATCTGAAATCGAAAGCTGACTTCCTTAACAAGCAAGGCTTAGAAATACGAATCAATGCTGACTATAGCATCCATGAAAAAGGGACTGGTTTTAGACTTAATTTCAGCGATCATGGAACCATAGAAACCAACTCGGTTGTTTTCGCAGCCGGCTCATATACTGCGGATTCTGAGTATTGGAATTTTCTTCCCCTTCATGCTATAAAAGGACAGGTTGCTGTTTTTGAATCTCCCAAAACACGAAAGTTTGACTACTCCATTTCTGCACTTGGGTATATCGCCTCCATATCTGATCACCGCTTTGTAGCCGGAAGTACATACGAGCACCATTTCGATGATATTGAACCGGACATTGAAGGGCTGGAATACCTTACAGACCGGCTGGGGGGTGTCTATCCCTCTTTATTTAAGGAAGCCAAACTTGTAGACCAGTGGGCTGGTGTGCGGGCTTCAATGCCAAATAAAAAGCCTGTCCTGGGTTCTCATCCTGAGATAGAAAATATGTTTGTTTTCACCGGGTTGGGTTCCAAGGGATTGCTGTATAGCGTTTACCTCGGAAAGTCATTAACAGACTATATTATTCGCGGTTCTGCTATTCCAAAAGAAGTATCAGTGAACCGGCTTTGA
- the pncA gene encoding bifunctional nicotinamidase/pyrazinamidase → MRALVMVDIQNDFCPGGALAVPGGDEIIQPTNNLLSEFDCIVQTQDWHPQDHLSFASNHEGKEPYETIELDYGEQVLWPDHCVQGSEGAAFHPDLETNASQVVVRKGFRKHIDSYSAFFENDNETVTGLHGFLQERGVDELFVVGLATDFCVKWTVLDGLKLGYKINLVEDAVRGIDLNGSVDKAMQEMKDAGVNLTYSKDI, encoded by the coding sequence ATGAGAGCTTTAGTGATGGTTGATATACAAAATGATTTCTGCCCCGGCGGAGCCCTTGCAGTTCCAGGTGGGGATGAAATCATTCAGCCAACCAATAATTTGTTATCGGAATTTGACTGCATTGTTCAAACGCAGGACTGGCATCCTCAGGATCATCTATCCTTTGCATCCAATCACGAAGGCAAAGAGCCCTACGAAACCATCGAACTAGATTATGGTGAGCAGGTGCTATGGCCGGATCATTGTGTGCAGGGATCTGAAGGCGCAGCCTTTCACCCTGATTTGGAGACCAATGCTTCGCAGGTAGTCGTACGAAAAGGATTCCGAAAACACATTGACTCCTACTCTGCCTTTTTTGAAAATGATAACGAAACTGTTACCGGTTTACATGGGTTTCTGCAGGAGCGTGGTGTAGATGAATTATTTGTGGTAGGTTTAGCTACCGACTTCTGCGTAAAATGGACCGTTCTTGACGGACTCAAACTTGGCTATAAAATTAATCTGGTAGAAGATGCTGTTCGCGGAATTGACCTTAACGGTTCCGTTGATAAAGCCATGCAGGAAATGAAAGACGCCGGAGTAAATTTAACCTATTCAAAAGATATTTAG
- a CDS encoding nicotinate phosphoribosyltransferase yields MLLDKPTLYTDFYELTMAQGYFLSGRHEQPANFDYFFRKLPFKGGYVVFAGLSDLLEIVNDFQFHEDELAYLEKQGFKKEFLSYLEDFRFQGNIWSVKEGEIVFANEPVLRVEGNILETQILETVLLNTLNFESLIATKASRIKLAAGDKSVLDFGLRRSQGLGGLQASKAAVIGGVEGSSNVMAGKMYDIKVSGTMAHSWIQSFEDELLAFRTYAEHYPDASILLVDTYDTLKSGVPNAIKVAKEIEEQGHQLLAIRLDSGDLAYLARESRKMLDEAGLDYVQIAASNQLDEHVIKSLLDQGAPIDLFGVGTKLVTAYDHPALDGVYKLSSINNNPTLKISENVEKITLPDIKKVVRYLNEDGSFNCDGVLLEDEEDQDMIYHPHVIHKSTPVSQLKSEPLLNKVVDSGKIIISLPTPEESSKYAQKRLLKLNQEHKRFDNPHVYKVGVSKKLRELKDQLVQNS; encoded by the coding sequence ATGCTCTTAGATAAACCTACACTTTATACCGACTTCTATGAACTCACGATGGCTCAGGGCTATTTTTTGTCTGGCCGTCACGAACAGCCCGCCAACTTTGATTACTTCTTCCGCAAGCTCCCCTTTAAAGGCGGATATGTAGTTTTTGCTGGCTTATCGGACCTGCTGGAAATCGTCAATGATTTTCAATTTCATGAGGATGAATTAGCTTATCTGGAAAAGCAGGGATTTAAGAAAGAATTTCTAAGCTATTTAGAAGATTTCAGGTTTCAGGGTAATATCTGGTCGGTAAAAGAAGGTGAAATTGTTTTTGCAAACGAACCGGTACTACGGGTTGAAGGCAATATTCTTGAAACACAGATTTTGGAAACGGTGCTGCTAAACACCCTCAATTTTGAATCTCTTATTGCCACAAAAGCATCACGAATTAAACTTGCCGCCGGAGATAAATCCGTTCTGGATTTTGGGTTACGCAGATCTCAGGGCTTGGGTGGATTGCAAGCCTCCAAAGCAGCTGTTATAGGTGGTGTTGAAGGTTCATCAAATGTGATGGCAGGCAAGATGTATGATATCAAGGTGAGTGGCACGATGGCTCATTCCTGGATTCAATCTTTTGAAGATGAGCTTCTCGCATTCAGAACTTATGCCGAGCATTACCCCGACGCTTCCATCCTGTTGGTTGACACCTACGATACGTTAAAGAGCGGTGTTCCTAACGCCATTAAAGTGGCTAAAGAAATCGAAGAACAGGGCCATCAGCTATTAGCCATTCGTCTCGATAGTGGTGATTTGGCTTATCTAGCCCGGGAAAGCCGGAAAATGCTGGACGAGGCAGGACTGGACTACGTTCAAATTGCTGCTTCCAATCAGCTGGACGAGCATGTAATCAAAAGCTTGCTGGATCAGGGAGCACCAATTGACCTGTTTGGAGTTGGAACCAAGTTAGTTACAGCTTATGATCACCCTGCCCTTGATGGTGTATACAAACTCAGCTCGATCAACAATAACCCTACCCTTAAAATCTCAGAGAACGTAGAAAAAATCACCCTCCCCGATATCAAAAAAGTCGTGCGCTACCTTAATGAAGATGGCAGCTTTAACTGTGATGGAGTCTTGCTGGAAGATGAAGAAGATCAGGATATGATTTACCATCCGCATGTAATCCATAAATCCACCCCGGTTTCTCAGCTAAAGTCCGAACCCCTTTTGAATAAAGTAGTCGATTCAGGCAAAATCATCATCTCACTGCCAACCCCTGAAGAAAGTTCAAAATATGCTCAAAAAAGATTATTGAAACTAAACCAAGAGCATAAACGCTTTGATAATCCCCATGTGTACAAAGTGGGCGTGAGCAAGAAGTTACGCGAACTGAAAGATCAACTGGTTCAAAATAGTTAA
- the lpoB gene encoding penicillin-binding protein activator LpoB: protein MKYLTLSLFICSLIITGCGPSQQVSRVAADTQTDLSGRWNDTDARLVAEDMISDAVSKPWLSNFNQNHSEPPVTIVGNVRNETMEHIDTEVITKEMERAFVNSGKVQVVASQDERQQIRQERQDQQSFASYESTKALAQELGADFMLIGNISSIMDESLSGKDAAIFYSVNLELIDVETNRKVWIGNKKIKKLIERRKLRG from the coding sequence ATGAAATATCTTACACTCTCCCTTTTTATATGCTCATTGATTATCACTGGCTGTGGGCCTTCCCAGCAGGTAAGCCGTGTAGCTGCTGACACCCAAACCGACCTTTCGGGACGCTGGAATGATACGGATGCCCGACTGGTAGCTGAAGACATGATCAGCGACGCCGTTTCAAAGCCATGGTTGTCTAACTTCAACCAAAACCATAGCGAACCTCCTGTTACTATTGTAGGTAATGTTCGGAATGAAACAATGGAGCATATTGATACAGAAGTTATTACTAAAGAAATGGAGCGCGCGTTTGTAAATAGTGGAAAGGTTCAGGTTGTGGCAAGCCAGGATGAGCGCCAGCAGATTCGGCAAGAACGCCAGGATCAGCAAAGCTTTGCCTCCTACGAATCGACCAAGGCACTGGCCCAGGAACTTGGTGCAGACTTTATGCTAATCGGTAACATCAGTTCTATAATGGATGAATCATTGAGTGGAAAAGACGCAGCTATCTTTTATTCTGTGAATCTTGAGCTTATTGATGTGGAAACCAATCGTAAAGTCTGGATTGGTAACAAGAAAATTAAGAAGCTTATCGAACGCCGTAAACTACGCGGATAA
- a CDS encoding LPP20 family lipoprotein: protein MNKQLIVLCAIAALLLHGCGSSQNASSGSNGIPSWANNPASEFNEQKYLMAAGSGSTLNEARGDAFASLSQIFQMDIDATEQVTSEFIDRNINNQIYSESTSQLLNNIKIGTNQELMNTTILASKVDNFGTYHALAGMDRAESSRIYSQEISNNNIKINEFEQNAAGEENILQKLVLLKKAQAIAAANEILTRQLNIIRGGAGTGGEATETLARLQEKFRTAQQKAIVRLASENATSTVRAAVASVLQNAGFTLSESKGNAILAVNVNYLTQKADLNRDDAEFVKWELIIEVNDLQTNRSFKTYMTEGRDGAPSYADALKRADFTARSKIEKDFNTFLNNELLQIN from the coding sequence ATGAACAAACAATTGATAGTGCTTTGCGCCATTGCCGCCCTTCTTTTGCATGGATGTGGTTCATCCCAGAATGCATCTTCGGGAAGCAATGGCATTCCAAGCTGGGCAAACAATCCAGCTAGTGAGTTTAACGAACAAAAATACCTAATGGCAGCAGGAAGCGGAAGTACGCTTAACGAAGCAAGAGGTGATGCCTTTGCCAGCCTTTCGCAAATTTTCCAGATGGATATTGATGCAACCGAACAAGTTACTTCTGAATTTATAGACCGAAACATCAATAACCAGATCTACTCTGAGAGCACTTCTCAACTTTTAAATAATATCAAGATTGGAACAAACCAGGAGTTGATGAATACCACCATTCTGGCTTCCAAAGTGGATAATTTTGGAACTTACCACGCCCTCGCGGGCATGGACCGCGCTGAATCATCCCGCATTTACAGCCAGGAAATTTCAAATAACAACATTAAGATTAATGAATTTGAACAGAATGCAGCGGGTGAAGAAAACATCCTCCAGAAACTCGTTCTTTTGAAGAAAGCCCAGGCCATAGCTGCTGCTAACGAGATCTTAACACGCCAACTCAACATTATACGAGGCGGAGCCGGAACGGGTGGTGAAGCCACGGAAACGCTGGCTCGCTTGCAGGAAAAATTCAGAACAGCCCAGCAAAAAGCAATTGTCAGGTTGGCATCAGAAAATGCCACTTCAACCGTTAGAGCTGCGGTGGCCAGTGTTCTCCAAAATGCCGGGTTCACTCTTTCCGAAAGCAAGGGAAATGCGATTCTTGCCGTGAATGTAAATTACCTTACTCAGAAAGCCGATTTAAACCGCGACGATGCTGAGTTTGTGAAGTGGGAATTGATTATTGAGGTTAATGACCTGCAAACAAACCGTTCTTTTAAAACCTATATGACCGAAGGCCGTGATGGAGCCCCCTCCTATGCCGATGCATTGAAGAGAGCCGATTTTACTGCACGCTCAAAAATCGAAAAAGATTTTAATACCTTTCTAAATAACGAACTTTTGCAAATCAACTAA
- a CDS encoding Ig-like domain-containing protein: MTSRLKIQIAVLCVFAGVALSCATPMAPTGGPPDKDGPKVEYTFPESGTTNFNERAFVFQFDEFIGRSSVQRAITVEPDLGIDYDISWRRKTMTIEFAEPFPDSTTIILKLGTELSDTRGNKMERPVTLAISTGDEIDEGEIMGRIRMAKDGTGAGDQRILLYRHPFDLSRKANYEAQTDTGGVFRFTYLAEGRYKAMLVDDRNRNKIWDRGNESAYPFFDETITLEKEGKDTLDVIYTTQVDSIAPNLQGIGLFSTNRMRLRFSENIVIQKEAGLTVQDSSGENYTSAYPLYISPKEPFVAFAQSEQPLLENEEYTLRLSGFTDEAGNPLKTEEMSFTGTSQEDTTQQRIISANGKNGLLQDEIFRVTYAAPITEPEITDSLVVIEGQVDFEEWPEVQTNRNELSVAPQGEWIEGVDYQFLVWNPKSQRRKLYEPEVWDSTEYGEIEINLQNVDSTDIHYVQLLSPGGEERVFTQFGQSAIISDLPPLSYTLILFRDKNGDKKWDRGTVIPFNAPEHYYVQKNLKVQEGFTSEVNITFD, translated from the coding sequence TTGACCTCACGATTAAAAATTCAGATAGCTGTTCTCTGTGTATTTGCCGGAGTTGCACTTTCGTGCGCTACTCCTATGGCTCCAACCGGCGGTCCTCCCGATAAAGATGGCCCAAAGGTGGAATACACATTTCCGGAATCCGGGACTACAAATTTTAATGAACGGGCATTTGTATTTCAATTCGACGAATTCATAGGCCGTTCCTCGGTTCAAAGAGCAATTACAGTAGAACCTGATCTGGGGATAGATTACGACATTTCCTGGCGCCGCAAGACAATGACCATCGAGTTTGCCGAGCCTTTTCCGGATTCTACAACCATTATTTTAAAACTGGGTACCGAGCTTTCTGATACCCGTGGAAATAAGATGGAACGCCCCGTTACACTTGCGATATCAACAGGTGATGAAATTGACGAAGGTGAAATTATGGGGCGAATCCGGATGGCCAAAGACGGTACCGGGGCAGGAGATCAGCGAATTCTTCTCTACAGGCACCCTTTTGATTTAAGCAGAAAAGCCAATTATGAAGCCCAAACGGATACGGGAGGAGTATTCAGATTCACCTATCTCGCCGAGGGCAGATATAAAGCTATGCTCGTTGATGACCGGAACCGGAATAAAATTTGGGATCGGGGAAATGAGTCAGCTTATCCCTTTTTTGATGAAACCATTACCCTGGAAAAAGAGGGTAAAGATACACTGGATGTAATTTATACTACTCAGGTAGATTCCATTGCTCCAAATTTACAGGGCATAGGATTATTCTCCACCAATCGGATGCGTCTCCGGTTCAGTGAGAACATTGTTATTCAAAAAGAAGCCGGGTTAACGGTACAAGATTCATCGGGGGAGAACTATACTTCCGCATATCCACTATATATTTCACCTAAAGAACCATTTGTTGCTTTTGCGCAAAGTGAACAGCCTTTATTGGAAAACGAAGAATATACCCTGCGGTTATCAGGGTTTACAGATGAGGCGGGGAATCCACTTAAAACGGAAGAAATGTCGTTTACAGGAACCTCGCAGGAAGACACTACTCAACAGCGCATAATTTCTGCTAATGGAAAGAACGGTTTGCTTCAGGATGAAATATTCAGAGTAACCTACGCCGCTCCAATCACCGAGCCGGAGATAACAGATTCTCTGGTTGTGATCGAGGGGCAGGTAGATTTTGAAGAATGGCCTGAGGTTCAAACTAACAGAAACGAATTAAGTGTGGCACCTCAGGGTGAATGGATTGAAGGTGTTGACTACCAATTTCTGGTCTGGAATCCTAAAAGCCAGAGAAGAAAGTTGTACGAGCCTGAAGTTTGGGATTCGACTGAGTATGGGGAAATTGAAATCAACCTTCAGAATGTGGATTCAACCGATATCCATTATGTGCAATTACTTTCCCCAGGAGGAGAAGAGCGAGTTTTTACTCAATTCGGCCAATCTGCTATCATTTCAGATTTGCCCCCGCTTTCATATACCCTTATCCTATTCAGAGATAAGAATGGCGATAAAAAGTGGGATCGGGGAACCGTTATTCCGTTTAATGCGCCCGAACACTACTATGTACAAAAGAATTTGAAAGTTCAGGAAGGATTTACTTCTGAAGTAAATATCACATTCGACTAA
- a CDS encoding mechanosensitive ion channel family protein → MKELLSTYIDEIWHLPILIGVIILFTIIIAWVTSRVLNAIIKRNREAEDNEDVTSLVFFKRSIVVLIYLAGISFAIYMIPQLRVIAASLLAGAGLLAVAVGFASQAALSNVISGLFIVLFKPYKISDRIQVRMDLTGVVEDINLRHTVIRNFENKRIIIPNSVISNEVVINSNYEDNKICKWIDMGISYDSDVDLAKKIMKEEVLKHPNFVDVRTEEQIEAGDDIVPVRVIMMGESSVNLRAWSWAENPPDAFIMGCDLLESIKKRFDAEGIEIPFPYRTLVYKNSPPKSIESGENSAS, encoded by the coding sequence ATGAAAGAACTGCTTTCAACCTACATTGACGAAATCTGGCACCTCCCGATATTAATCGGAGTAATCATCCTGTTCACGATTATTATTGCCTGGGTTACATCCAGAGTGCTGAATGCCATTATCAAGCGAAACCGCGAAGCAGAAGATAATGAAGATGTAACCAGCCTTGTTTTCTTTAAGCGTTCCATTGTCGTACTTATTTATCTGGCAGGTATCAGTTTTGCCATATATATGATTCCGCAGCTTCGGGTTATAGCAGCGTCTCTGCTTGCTGGTGCTGGTTTACTGGCTGTAGCGGTAGGTTTTGCTTCTCAGGCAGCTCTTTCGAATGTAATCAGCGGTTTATTCATCGTTCTTTTTAAACCATATAAAATTTCTGACCGTATTCAGGTTCGAATGGATTTAACGGGGGTAGTAGAAGATATTAACCTTCGCCACACCGTGATCCGTAATTTTGAAAACAAGCGTATTATCATTCCCAATTCGGTGATCAGCAATGAGGTGGTCATTAATTCCAACTACGAGGATAACAAAATCTGTAAGTGGATTGATATGGGTATCAGTTATGACTCTGACGTTGATCTTGCCAAGAAAATTATGAAAGAAGAGGTGCTCAAGCATCCTAACTTTGTGGATGTCCGAACTGAAGAGCAAATTGAAGCGGGTGATGACATTGTTCCGGTACGTGTCATCATGATGGGTGAATCGTCGGTGAATTTAAGAGCCTGGAGCTGGGCCGAAAACCCTCCTGACGCATTCATAATGGGGTGTGATCTCCTCGAAAGCATTAAAAAACGATTTGACGCAGAAGGAATTGAAATTCCATTCCCATATCGGACGTTGGTATATAAAAATAGTCCTCCAAAAAGCATTGAAAGTGGTGAAAACTCCGCATCTTGA